A genomic window from Spirochaetota bacterium includes:
- a CDS encoding transposase yields MADIEKVLQSVTAGRKLSFTALDIKKWAKESISNVYESGKFKGKSRLSKRENRHLRRVIWLMSVYVIRHNEYFREYFNRRRAEGLAYKKAVLAVAYKLLRIIYAMLKNKTTFSTVHNPLPFVCNEVHYSIVDSLQEACICNRKGLKYLFCLLSRA; encoded by the coding sequence GTGGCTGATATTGAAAAAGTTCTTCAAAGTGTTACAGCTGGTAGAAAACTCTCTTTTACTGCTTTGGATATTAAAAAATGGGCTAAGGAATCCATAAGTAATGTTTATGAGTCTGGAAAGTTTAAAGGTAAAAGTAGACTTTCTAAAAGAGAAAACAGGCATTTGAGAAGGGTTATATGGCTTATGAGCGTTTATGTTATAAGGCATAATGAATACTTCAGGGAATACTTTAACCGTAGAAGAGCTGAAGGTCTTGCATACAAGAAAGCTGTGCTTGCTGTGGCTTATAAACTCTTGAGAATTATCTATGCAATGCTTAAGAATAAAACTACTTTTAGCACTGTTCATAATCCTTTACCTTTTGTATGTAACGAGGTACATTATTCAATAGTTGACTCCCTACAGGAAGCTTGCATTTGTAATAGAAAGGGATTAAAATATTTATTTTGCTTACTGTCCAGAGCTTAA
- a CDS encoding YtxH domain-containing protein yields the protein MRQEIKVLVAFLIGGVVGATIALLYAPKSGEETRRDIKRKAKELRKKTVKVAEELYEEIEELSDMLKDKIKDIKERGQELSSETKKEILNQIEKISKIIDEKKKKLLEKFD from the coding sequence ATGAGGCAGGAAATTAAGGTTTTGGTGGCATTTCTTATAGGTGGAGTAGTTGGAGCAACTATAGCACTTCTTTATGCACCAAAGTCAGGAGAAGAAACAAGAAGAGATATTAAAAGAAAGGCAAAAGAGCTCAGAAAAAAGACTGTGAAAGTTGCAGAAGAGCTTTATGAGGAAATTGAAGAGCTTTCAGATATGCTAAAAGATAAAATTAAAGATATTAAAGAGCGTGGTCAGGAACTAAGCTCTGAGACTAAAAAAGAAATTTTAAATCAGATTGAAAAAATTTCAAAAATAATTGATGAAAAAAAGAAGAAGCTTCTGGAGAAGTTTGATTGA